One genomic segment of Gossypium arboreum isolate Shixiya-1 chromosome 3, ASM2569848v2, whole genome shotgun sequence includes these proteins:
- the LOC108459371 gene encoding rac-like GTP-binding protein 5 codes for MSASRFIKCVTVGDGAVGKTCLLISYTSNTFPRDYVPTVFDNFSANVVVDGSTVNLGLWDTAGQEDYNRLRPLSYRGADVFILAFSLISKASYENVTKKWIPELNHYAPGVPIVLVGTKLDLRDDSQYLADHPSALPISTAQGEELKKQIESSSYIECSAKSQQNVKAVFDAAIKVVLQPPKKNKKKKSGGCSIL; via the exons ATGAGCGCCTCCAGATTCATAAAGTGTGTCACCGTCGGCGATGGCGCCGTCGGCAAGACCTGCCTGCTCATTTCTTACACCAGCAATACTTTCCCTAGG GACTATGTCCCGACAGTTTTCGACAATTTCAGCGCAAATGTTGTGGTGGATGGTAGCACTGTCAACTTAGGTTTATGGGATACTGCTG GTCAGGAAGATTACAATAGATTAAGACCTCTGAGCTATCGTGGGGCCGATGTGTTTATTCTTGCATTTTCTCTCATCAGCAAGGCCAGTTACGAAAATGTTACCAAGAAG TGGATTCCTGAATTGAACCATTATGCACCGGGTGTTCCGATAGTTCTGGTCGGAACTAAGCTTG ATCTCCGGGATGATTCGCAATACTTGGCAGATCATCCTAGTGCACTGCCAATTTCTACAGCTCAG GGAGAGGAGTTAAAGAAACAGATTGAGTCTTCTTCCTACATCGAGTGCAGTGCAAAATCACAGCAG AATGTGAAGGCAGTGTTTGATGCAGCCATTAAAGTAGTGCTCCAGCCTCCTaagaaaaataagaagaaaaaatcTGGTGGTTGCTCAATATTATGA